A single genomic interval of Mycobacterium sp. DL592 harbors:
- a CDS encoding amidohydrolase family protein — protein sequence MTAPNRIDVHQHLLPPPYVDWLRKNGIADAGGRDLPDWSAGAALELMDQIGTATAILSVSTPGTGPAASAQEAVRVAREVNDFSAELAKDNPERFGFFATVPLPHIDGALTETARALDDLGADGVVLIANTNGTYLGQPEHEKLFAELDRRHAVVFIHPAELPGPTVEGIPPFAADFLLDTTRAAFLLVRNGIRHRYPNIRFILSHAGGFVPYAAYRMALQIFGESLQQSQDLTQMPGDVAGRSLDDVLADFSGFYFDIALSGSPSALPSLLAFADPGHVLFGSDFPFAPPVVVQYFTATGDAYVDADHAAVNRTNALPLFPRLA from the coding sequence ATGACCGCACCGAACCGCATCGACGTCCACCAGCATCTGTTACCGCCGCCCTACGTCGACTGGCTGCGGAAGAACGGCATCGCCGACGCGGGCGGACGCGATCTGCCGGACTGGAGCGCCGGGGCCGCACTGGAGCTGATGGACCAGATCGGCACCGCCACCGCGATCCTGTCGGTCTCGACACCGGGGACCGGACCGGCCGCCAGCGCGCAGGAGGCAGTCCGAGTGGCCCGTGAGGTCAATGACTTCTCCGCGGAACTGGCCAAGGACAACCCCGAGCGGTTCGGCTTCTTCGCCACCGTCCCCCTCCCGCACATCGACGGGGCGCTGACCGAAACAGCCAGGGCTCTCGACGATCTCGGCGCCGACGGGGTGGTGCTGATCGCCAATACCAACGGCACCTACCTCGGGCAGCCCGAGCACGAGAAGCTGTTCGCCGAACTCGACCGCCGACATGCAGTCGTCTTCATCCACCCTGCCGAGCTGCCCGGCCCGACGGTCGAGGGCATCCCGCCGTTCGCCGCGGACTTCCTGCTCGACACCACCAGAGCGGCGTTCCTGTTGGTCCGCAACGGCATCCGGCACCGCTACCCCAATATCAGGTTCATCCTCAGCCACGCCGGCGGCTTCGTCCCCTATGCGGCGTACCGAATGGCCCTGCAGATATTCGGCGAGAGCCTGCAGCAGAGCCAGGATCTCACCCAGATGCCCGGTGATGTCGCCGGCCGCAGCCTCGACGACGTCCTCGCCGATTTCTCCGGCTTCTACTTCGACATCGCCCTGTCCGGCAGTCCATCGGCGTTACCGAGCCTGCTCGCGTTCGCCGACCCCGGACACGTCCTGTTCGGCAGCGACTTCCCCTTCGCACCCCCGGTGGTGGTCCAGTACTTCACCGCCACCGGTGATGCCTACGTCGACGCCGATCACGCCGCCGTCAATCGCACTAACGCGTTGCCACTGTTCCCGCGGCTGGCGTAA